The genomic window ACGGCCGGCATGCTCTCGATCGGGGCGATCGCGCGGGCGACGGCCATCCCGATCGAGACGCTGCGGACCTGGGAGCGGCGCTACGGCTTTCCGGAGCCGGTGCGAAAGCCGTCGGGGCACCGCGTGTATCCGCTCGCGAGCGTCCCGCGCCTGCGCCGCATCGCCGAGGCGCTGGCGTGCGGCCACCGCGCCGGTGAGGTCGTGTGCGCGTCCGACGACGACCTCGCGGGCCTCCTGGGTGCGTTGCCGCCGGCGCCGCGGGCGGCGTCGGCGAGGGGACCGGCGGACCCCGAGGACCTCCTCGGCTTCGTCGCGCGCTTCGACGGCGAGGCGCTCACGCGCGCGCTCACGTCCGAGTGGGGCCGTCTCGGGCCGCTCCCCTTTCTCGAGGAGCGCGTGGCGCCGCTGCTGCGCGCCGTCGGCGACGCGTGGGAGACGGGGCGTCTCCAGATCCGGCACGAGCACTTCCTCTCGGAGCGCCTGGGCGACGTCCTGCGCGCGCATCGCCTCCCGTTCGAGGAGCGCGCGCGCGGCCCCCTGGTCGTCTTCGCGACGCTGCCCGGCGAAGCCCACGCGCTCGGTCTGCAGATGGCCGCGCTCGTGGTCGCGATGGCCGGCTGCCGCGTGTGCTACGTCGGCGCCGAAGTCCCGATCGAGCAGCTCGCGAGCGTCGCCGCCGATCTCGGCACCCGCGCCGTGGCGGTGAGCCTCTCGACGATGATGCGCGGCGCGCGCGGCACGAAGCAGGTGACGAGGCTGCGGACGCTCCTGCCGAGC from Candidatus Eisenbacteria bacterium includes these protein-coding regions:
- a CDS encoding cobalamin-dependent protein (Presence of a B(12) (cobalamin)-binding domain implies dependence on cobalamin itself, in one of its several forms, or in some unusual lineages, dependence on a cobalamin-like analog.), whose amino-acid sequence is MPDQTRGSHRGRGERGRRAGVSERATAGMLSIGAIARATAIPIETLRTWERRYGFPEPVRKPSGHRVYPLASVPRLRRIAEALACGHRAGEVVCASDDDLAGLLGALPPAPRAASARGPADPEDLLGFVARFDGEALTRALTSEWGRLGPLPFLEERVAPLLRAVGDAWETGRLQIRHEHFLSERLGDVLRAHRLPFEERARGPLVVFATLPGEAHALGLQMAALVVAMAGCRVCYVGAEVPIEQLASVAADLGTRAVAVSLSTMMRGARGTKQVTRLRTLLPSRVRLVAGGEGAPMRGPGIDVVQEFSALRTWAHSLSGGAAA